The genomic region GTGATCACACTCCCTTGGCCTGATGTGCCAAAGTCAAACTTCATTTGCATATCAACACATATATGTAACCCTAGTTGTAGCttttaaatttcatctatttgttTTGCTTAATTGATGGAAAAATAACTTCttccttaaatttaatttagtgtctaaactttaaatattgtactttaatttgcAAGTAGTTCTAAACAGTTTAATGGGTTGGATTCCTTATTTAGGTTATTTTGTTGTAAACATGATCATGGATCTGATTACTCACTTAGGTTTAAAGGTCCGTTTGAAAAACCAGaggatttggataaaaatattggcctgaaaaatgggtttgaacaaaaaataatgtTTGTTTCCTAAATAGACTGAGCCTTGGATAGAATTTTTTGGCTCGGATTCGGCCCGACCTAAATAAACCTAAACCTTTTTTTTCGCTGTTGTTTTACTGCCATTTAgttattatattgttactattttgttgttattattgagatattgtataactcttattttattagtaattttgctattattttagatgcatttgcttgttaagttgtaactatcttattttgttaaatttgttgagaaatatttgttttaatgtatttgatgcattataattttttaaatttatttttatataaaaaataatttaaaaattttaatacgagcGAACCAAATCGAACTCTTAATTTGACCTAGtccaaaaaataaacttaaaattttgcatcGACTTAATCTCAACCCGGCCATGATTTTGCTGTGAAGCAAAGAATTAAGTAAAGCTTGAAAGTGTATATATGACCTTGTCGGTGATGTAATGTAGGAATGGTTTGGGTCAGGCACTCACATTGTGAAACTATAggcaatttaaaagaaaaagaaaaaaaaggtttattTCTATCCACGTTATGTTGATGATGATATATTGTGCAAAGTCCAAAAAACTGTGTGCTGTATAAGATTCAATGAATATTTGGAAGAAGTTAGGTGCCCCTGGTAATGTGATCTTTATGAATATACATGTTTCACCTTTGTTGACAATTAGTCAAAATGATTTCTAGAAGTTATTGCTATTGCAAAGAGAGTAAATTTGCTATGATGTCAATCAACAACAACAGCCTTGTTGGATGTTTGATGACAAGACATAGGCCACCATCGAAACACAATGGCATTTGATGTTACTTTAATCATTTGTGGGAAGAAATGAGTAAGATTTTAGTGGTATATGTTACTAACAGGGTACGTTATGCACTAGGACACCAGTGTCATAAGTCAACTCTTCTGCTGAATTTCTATCTCACTACCATCATTCACCATCACAAACTTctacctttcttttcttttttctttttgggatAGAGTAAATATAGAGATCGTGGCAATGCATTAGCATCGAAAATTACGCTTTCCATTACGAGAAATTAACATTCCTTGTTAACTTTATGAGAGCTGAGAATCAGCATAGTGTGATTATTTGTGTTATTAGTATTCACAATGAGAATATTGGTGAAAGTCAGTTATAAATTGATAAAGAGAGGtagtcaaaagtaaaaataaaatattaaggaaTAAAGAATACAACAAAATTCAATTGAAAATCATGTAGAGAACTCATACTATCGTATATGAGATACATGAATTAAGATTTAGTTTAAGAATGCTTCTCAAAAGTGTTTTAggataaaaatattcttaaacaagctacttttgaaagaaaaaatacttctaaataaaaatgggcCTCAAAATgttttttcaaaagttaaagaTTTTAGCTTCTacccaaaaatatattttttcccgaaaatacttttaaaaagtattCCTAAACTAGGGCTAACAcatacaattaaaaaataaagacaaaaggGCTTGATAGGAAGTGATTCAGCCTCTGGCCATCTACCACGTGATGGTTCAAAGTGAGCCACTATCAAaccattaaaacataaaataagacCCATACCAGAAGGAAGGAGATAAGAACCCAAACCAATTGAAAAACCTTCACATATAAGTTACCTCATTAGTAAGTAAATTttcgttttattatttaactaaaaataattataatttgatcattaaatcatttaaaaatttcatttaagttactgaGCTGTTAAAATCGATGTTATATAACTTTCTTTATTGGCATTGCTTGTATAAATAGAaagctctctttttttcttttttcctacagttcattttcttcatgaaataattttggacgtaattaatttactaaccaaaataaagacaatttttttctaatctCCGACACTAACCGTCAGATCGACGTGGATTTAAAGTATATTATTCTACTCATTGACGTGTATTAATCCACAGTACCTATCATTGAATCGTTGCTTGGAACTCGTTggagaaatttaaaaaaaaaaacttaacaatccgatgacttaaataaaattttttgaatagtttcgtgacttaaataaaatttttcgaatagttaaatgatcaaaacaaaaatttagatGATAATGGTATAGTTTAccccatttttcttttatgtattatgGTTGGCTTTACTGACATTTCATTTGTAGGAAGATACATCAAAATTGGCGTGGTCCATGATTTTTGTTTCCTTATCAGTCCAAATTTTTGATCCCCAAGCTGGTCTGATCTTAGATAAACAAATGGTTACTCAGGCCAGTTGAAGAAGACCcaatatgaaatgaattgggCTAATAATAAGCAAGACCTCAAAATGATCCATGGAGGGTTCATTTTGTTGCTGAATGCCCTTTGCTGCTATCAATAAAATATAGGGTAAACTGCACCCAAGATCAtttaactattagtaaatttatgttttagttacttaactttaaaaagttacaaaatggttactgaattatttgaaaattttcatctaagtcattaaactatttgaattttttttaaaaagtcctACTAACGAGCTCCAAGCGGCAATTCGATGATTGGTATGGTGGATCAATACCTATCAATGAGCAGAAGAACATATCTTGGATCCAATTTAATCTAACAATCAGTGCCAAAGATTGGAGGAGAGAGTTGTTTGGATTTTCATTTGTAAATTTGTGACATTtaaagttatttcatgaaaaaaactGAACTATAGAAGAGAAGGGGAAGCAGATCTTTCGATTGATGTAGGTGGTGCAAACAAAGAATGCCATACAACAATGATTTAACAGCCGAATGACTTAAATggaaactttcgaatagtttaatgactatTCTATAAccttttaaagttgagtgaccaaaatataaacttgcTAATAAATCAGTGACCTTGATATAATTTAGCCTAAAATATATAGACTCAATAGTTGTAGATCCAAGAAGACAATACAACCTCTAAGGCACAAACAGGACAGATGAACAGAATTGAAGAACATTACTTGGATTGCGAAGTGGAAAAATCTATTGTATTTTGATTCTTCAGAAATGCCTACAAAGCTCTATTCTTCAATCTTCCCATCtatcttctttctttccctcaTTTTCCTCTTCCTTTACTCCACTTTCCTCCCTCTTTATACCAATAACGACTCCTCTTCATTGCCCACTAATAAGTTCCTTCCTTCATCCTCTCCTCCTTGTAACCTTTTTAAGGGCCATTGGGTTTTAAACTCCACCAAAGGCAAGCCTTTCTACGATGACACTTGCCCCTTTCATCGAAACGCCTGGAATTGTCTTAAGAACAAGAGGGACAACATGGGGATCATCAATTCCTGGAAATGGGTACCCAAAGATTGCAAATTGGAGAGGGTTGATCCCTGGAGGTTCTTGGGTTTGATGAGGAataggaatattgggtttgttGGGGATTCTTTGAATGAGAACTTTTTGGTGTCTTTTTTGTGCATTCTTAGAGTGGCAGATGAAGGTGCTAAAAAGTGGAAGAAAAAGGGTGCTTGGAGAGGAGCTTATTTTCCCAAGTATAATGTCACGGTTGCCTATCATAGGGCTGTCTTACTTGCCAAATACaagtaattttttgtttttatcttttttactttcattgatagtatttcattttataaatttatgtctTATTTGTTATCTTGTTTTGCTTGAAATTACACAAACTTAGATAAGAAAAAGGAAGTTGCTTAAACTGTGTTAAGCAATGAGAAGGCCATATTTGTATCAATCTATTAGAGGAAACTGGTAAATGCCGGCGCTTTCTCTAGTGTCTTCACTAATGTTGTGAATTGTGATCATGAAATTTTTGCTAACTCTTTATATTGTTTGGTTTTAATTTGCTCTtcttaacaaaaaaaactatCAATGATCTTATTTCCGGTCTTTTGAACTAGTGGTTCTTGGAATTATGTTTTCCCATCCTGATGATATTATACACTTGTACTATTGTAGACCATCCTAATGATGTTACATTTTTTGAGTTCTCTGGAAGTCTTTTGAAATACCAGTTTGCATTGTAGTTGCTATGAATGTGATGAACTTTTGGTTGGGATAGCTCAGTcctgagttaaattttaatagcaAGAGATGTAGCATGACCTTGGAACTCAAGAGATCTGAATTGGAATGTTGTGTCAGAGTTGATATTGCAGTTCTTATCGAATGACTGAACTCTTTGAAATGGTGTTTTGATCAGTAGACTGGCTTCTGACTTGCATGTTcgcaactttttcttttcagtgCTATGACTTGTaactattttcttgttttttagcATCAGTGATTGTAGGTAATACACAATCTTATGTTATTTCATTGGTCTGTCTTAGTTTTATGTTTCACATGCTTGTGCTTTACTGAAAAAGGTGGAATCCGAAACAATCTGTGGTTTCTGATGAAGATGAACTAAAAGGAATATACCGAGTGGATGTAGATATTCTGGCAGATGAATGGAGCAGCATTGCTGACTTTTATCATGTTCTTGTTTTCAACACTGGGCATTGGtaatcttcttttctttttgctaaattataaataacacACTTTCCttcatatatacatgcatgGCAATTATCTTGGGCCATTTCTCTTTGAGAACATCTTGGGataatgttttatttgattttggttagGTGGGGCTATGATAAATTCCCAAAAGAGACACCTCTTGTCTTTTATCGGCATGGACGACCAATAAGTCCCCCATTGGGATTATTGGATGGCTTTAAAGTTGTTCTTGAAGATATGGTTCACCACATTCAAAAGGAGGTTCCTAAGAACACTCTCAAGTTCTGGCGGTTGCAATCACCAAGACATTTTTATGGCGGCGATTGGAACCAAAATGGTAGTTGCTTGTTTGACAGACCCCTTGAAGAAGAACAGGTATCAGTTGATATTTTTTATCCGTTCTTCAATTGCAACTTTAAGTTTGGTCTTGTTTAATACTCCAATTAGTTTAGTCGCATAATGTTGCCAATTCAATCCTAATTTAGTTTGGTTTGGAAAAGAATCTACCGTCAGTCTAAAGAAacatctttttgaattttaaaactatatttggAATGTGTATTGGTGTATCTACATTGGGTTTGATACTAAACCCTAGACAGCTTGATTTGTGGTTTGATCCCAGCAACAATGGAGTGAATAAGGAAGCAAGGACACTTAATCATCTAATCAAAGAGGCAGTGCAAGGCACAGATATTCAGTTACTTGATCTGACTCATTTGAGTGAGTTTAGAGCAGATGCCCATCCGGCAATTTGGTTAGGAAAGAAGGATGCTGTGTCAATTTGGGGACAGGACTGCATGCATTGGTGCCTACCTGGTCTTCCCGATACATGGGTTGATATACTGGTGCAACTAATCCATAATAGCTTCGAGACAGGATGATGAAATGTGAAGAGAATCTTACCAAGTTGTTTAAATATTCACCTTGGATAATTTCCAAACAACTTCCTGTGCGTGCATTGGATACAACGTTATGTGAGAACGTGAATGCCGGATACAGGTAAATGCCTGATTAATGAGAGTTGGCTGTTTGTAAATTGAACCCTGATGCCTGTAGCATATCCTTTTATGggtgattttgaattttttttccttttgttttggttttgcgGTTGAGGTTTGTGTCTCAGTGACATGTTAGATGTTGATTAAGCTTGAGAGTGCAGGCGAAGATGGCCGGAAGGTGAGCTGAGAAATTCATCTACAGTCTATAGGTTTAACATTCAAATATGTAGAAGGAAtacccctttttttttactcattCATTTGATTCTGTTTATGCCTTCAACGTTTCtggaagtttgaaaatgaaatgttagTAGTGCAGCTAATTGTTGTAAGCTGAGTCTGTTCCATTAATTGCTATGACTCATTCAAAATTATCCTCTCAAAGCAGAAACAGAAGTTATCAAATTTGAAGAGAAGTTCAAAACGATTTTCAGTGACAATCTACACACACCTACCATACAATGGCCCTATGGGAAAAGCAcagcaaaggaaaaaaaagtacagcaaagtgaaaaaaaggagagcaaaattaaaaaaagcactgccaataaaaaaagttgaaaaatattaaaatgggaaaaatgaaaaatgaaaaaagaagcaCAGCAAAGAAacgttttaatttaaaatttaaaattaaaaaagtgaaaaagcgggaaattaaaaatattgcaaaagggaaaaattaaaaataatggaaaaagggaaaattaaaaatagtgaaagaaggggaaattttaaaatggttaaaaaatgaaaaagcacagcaaaggaaaaaaaagggtaaaaatttaaaatagtgaaaaaaggAAGAGAGGGAAAAATGAAAAccgttaaaaaaataaaagagggaaaaaagtaaaaaaaaagtgaaaagaagaaaaaattgaaaatgatgattggtgaaaataaggaaggtgaaaaaaagaacaaaaataaggaaggtaaaaaagaaaagaaaaatcggAATATGGtgaaaagaggaaaaataaaaatagtgaaaagaagaaaattattaaaaatagaaagtaaaaaagaatgaaaaatggtaaagaaataaaatatatatatagtgaaaagaaaaaaaaaggaagaaaaatactgaagatgaaaaatgtaaaaattaaaaatggtggaaaaataaaagaatagtgaaaagaaggaaaaaaaattgaaactagtGATGggaaaaaaggggaagaaaattaaagaaggtGAAAAACGAAAATAGATGGTCCCGGCGGGGCTCGAACCCGCGACCTTCGGCTCATAAGACCAACGCTCTAACCAACTGAGCTACGGGACCAACTTGTTGTaggattctttttattttttaaaattatttttactccTAGCGTTTTAATTTACACTTGGGCATTTCACCGTTtcttttcgttttcttttaGTAACTACCCTTCAAAGCAAGTCAAAGCTGATGAAAATCACTTTGAAACCAACCCAAAAGTCTATGAATATCAACATACGGACATCCTCCATTATTAAGTTAATGAAACAAGAAGAAGAGCCGGATAATCACAAGCTTCTTCTACAGAGCCAAAGGATTCGCCATACACAGACATGGCTAGCAGTTTAGTGCCATTATCAGCTCCACACCCTTCTTGGTTCACCCCCAAAAGGTatgttctctctctctctctcttttaatTTCCCTTATTTTCACACCCAAAGGTATTTTCCTTCTTGTCATTCATTTGGGATGTTTAAGATTTTCACTTTTTTTGAGAAGAACTTTATGCAAATATGGAGTTTTATGACTGGGAAAGGATGTTCCTTTTTTTGGTTGTCATAGGGACATACTACTGGATTGTTGAACTCAGTGACAGGGGACTAAGTTTTGAGGGCCTAGTAAAATATCAGGAGTTTAAtgagattaattaaatttttttgtgagattaataagaattttcaaaaaaatttaaaacagtttaattaaaattttaaaaaaaattaaaagttataatgagaattttcaaaaatttgagggattctaactaaaattttctacaaACTTTAAGggagaaataaaattttctagaagtttcaagaaaaaaattttaactttccaaAATTAGGGGGAAGCCCCCATAAGGATTCGCCCCTGGTATAACTCTAATATGCTATGCAGGTAAGAGTGAGCACACAAGTTGAGTGGCATATTGAGCTTCTGTTTAAATCCAATAGTTGAATATCATGACTGTGAGTTGTGGATCAAATTTATTAATGCCAATGTTAGGATTGATTAACGAAGTTTGCTGATTTTGCAAATGGTGCATGAAAATTATAGTGGTGCTTTGGACATTAtgggtttttttcttcttttggcaGGTTGCTAGTCATCTTTTGTGTTATCAACATGTTAAATTATGTGGATCGAGGAACAATAGCTAGCAATGGTGTCAATGGGAGTCTGGGAACTTGCACATCCAGTGGTACATGCACTTCTGGTAGTGGAATACAGTAAGACTTGGAGActctaattccatttttttctttttattgattcATTTGGTGTTTTGATAATCactaaattaactataattaTGACAAATAGAAAGCGCAGCTATCAAACAATATCATaactatggtgagtagggaatatcgtatccaggaggactaaaagtattagtaattaccgtttttctattatttagccaataaattgaagtgattgtttttttaatctaaatttactaatctaatttaactacgaacgcaacaaaaattgaaataagaaaataatcgaAGACAACCAATGAGAAGGACAATACCtaagaaagaatccacctaggcttcacctattattctgaatttgaattaaatgatttattcacttgtgtcttgatccgtagaaatctcTAAACTATGatgtgtcttgatccgtagaaatctctaaattatgttaatat from Gossypium raimondii isolate GPD5lz chromosome 1, ASM2569854v1, whole genome shotgun sequence harbors:
- the LOC105786040 gene encoding protein trichome birefringence-like 12, translated to MPTKLYSSIFPSIFFLSLIFLFLYSTFLPLYTNNDSSSLPTNKFLPSSSPPCNLFKGHWVLNSTKGKPFYDDTCPFHRNAWNCLKNKRDNMGIINSWKWVPKDCKLERVDPWRFLGLMRNRNIGFVGDSLNENFLVSFLCILRVADEGAKKWKKKGAWRGAYFPKYNVTVAYHRAVLLAKYKWNPKQSVVSDEDELKGIYRVDVDILADEWSSIADFYHVLVFNTGHWWGYDKFPKETPLVFYRHGRPISPPLGLLDGFKVVLEDMVHHIQKEVPKNTLKFWRLQSPRHFYGGDWNQNGSCLFDRPLEEEQLDLWFDPSNNGVNKEARTLNHLIKEAVQGTDIQLLDLTHLSEFRADAHPAIWLGKKDAVSIWGQDCMHWCLPGLPDTWVDILVQLIHNSFETG